Proteins co-encoded in one Brassica rapa cultivar Chiifu-401-42 chromosome A02, CAAS_Brap_v3.01, whole genome shotgun sequence genomic window:
- the LOC103852202 gene encoding chloride channel protein CLC-c: MDDRSDDHDIEVEGGIHAYERKISGILDDGSVGFQQPLLARNRKNTTSQIAIVGANTCPIESLDYEIFENDLFKQDWRSRKKIEILQYTILKWALAFLIGLATGLVGFLNNLAVENIAGFKLLLTGNLMLKEKYFQAFFAFAGCNLILATAAASLCAFIAPAAAGSGIPEVKAYLNGIDAYSILAPSTLFVKIFGSIFGVAAGFVVGKEGPMVHTGACIANLLGQGGSRKYKLTWKWLRFFKNDRDRRDLITCGAAAGVAAAFRAPVGGVLFALEEAASWWRSALLWRTFFTTAVVAVVLRTLIELCRSGKCGLFGKGGLIMFDVNSGPVLYSTPDLLAVVFLGVVGGVLGSLYNYLVDIVLRTYALINERGPGFKVMLVMAVSILSSCCAFGLPWISQCTPCPIGSEGKCPSVGRSGIYKSFQCPPNHYNDLSSLLLNTNDDAIRSLFTSRSENEFQISTLAMFFVFVYCLGIITYGIAIPSGLFIPVILAGASYGRLVGRLLGPVSQLDVGLFSLLGAASFLGGTMRMTVSLCVILLELTNNLLMLPLVMLVLLISKTVADCFNKGVYDQIVTMKGLPYMEDHAEPYMRNLMAKDVVAGPLLSFSRVEKVGVIWQALKMTSHNGFPVIDEPPFTEASELCGIALRSHLLVLLQGKRFSKQKTTFGSQILRSCKARDFAKAGLGKGLKIDDLVISDEEMEMYVDLHPITNTSPYTVLETLSLAKAAILFRQLGLRHLCVVPKTPGRPPIVGILTRHDFMPEHVLGLYPHIDPLK, encoded by the exons ATGGATGATCGTAGCGACGACCATGATATAGAGGTGGAAGGAGGCATCCACGCGTACGAAAGGAAGATATCTGGGATTCTAGATGATGGATCTGTCGGATTCCAACAGCCTCTGCTCGCGAGGAACCGAAAGAACACGACTTCCCAGATCGCAATTGTCGGAGCCAACACTTGTCCCATCGAAAGCCTTGATTACGA GATCTTTGAGAATGATCTATTCAAGCAGGACTGGAGGTCTAGGAAGAAGATTGAGATACTTCAGTATACCATCCTCAAATGGGCGCTTGCGTTCCTTATCGGTTTAGCCACTGGCCTTGTCGGCTTTTTGAATAACCTTGCTGTTGAGAACATAGCTGGATTCAAACTCTTGCTCACCGGCAACCTCATGCTCAAGGAAAA ATACTTTCAGGCCTTCTTTGCATTCGCTGGTTGTAACTTGATCTTGGCGACTGCTGCTGCTTCTCTCTGTGCTTTCATTGCTCCGGCAGCAGCAGGATCTGGCATACCTGAGGTTAAAGCTTATCTCAATGGTATAGATGCTTATTCAATACTAGCTCCGAGCACCCTCTTCGTTAAG ATATTTGGGTCAATATTTGGAGTTGCTGCTGGATTCGTAGTTGGAAAAGAAGGGCCTATGGTGCATACTGGTGCTTGCATTGCTAATTTACTTGGACAAGGTGGTTCCAGAAAGTATAAACTGACATGGAAGTGGCTCAGGTTCTTCAAAAACGACAGAGACAGAAGAGACCTGATCACTTGCGGCGCTGCTGCTGGTGTGGCGGCTGCCTTCCGTGCTCCAGTCGGTGGAGTTCTTTTCGCCCTTGAAGAAGCTGCTTCTTG GTGGAGGAGTGCCCTTCTTTGGAGGACCTTCTTCACTACCGCAGTTGTAGCAGTAGTGTTACGAACTTTGATTGAGCTCTGCCGATCTGGCAAATGTGGACTGTTCGGTAAAGGAGGTCTTATCATGTTTGACGTCAACTCTGGACCAGTTCTTTACAGCACACCAGATTTGCTAGCGGTAGTCTTCCTTGGAGTTGTTGGTGGTGTTCTTGGAAGCCTTTACAACTACCTTGTGGACATTGTCCTCCGCACATATGCCTTAATCAACGA GAGAGGTCCGGGATTTAAAGTGATGCTTGTGATGGCGGTTTCAATTCTGAGCTCGTGCTGTGCATTTGGTCTTCCATGGATCTCACAGTGTACCCCTTGTCCTATTGGATCAGAGGGAAAGTGCCCAAGCGTGGGTCGATCCGGGATCTACAAGAGTTTCCAGTGTCCTCCAAACCATTACAATGACCTTTCCTCACTCCTTCTCAACACCAATGACGATGCAATCCGCAGCCTTTTCACGTCAAGGTCTGAGAATGAGTTCCAAATCTCCACCCTCGCCATGTTCTTTGTGTTTGTCTACTGCCTTGGCATCATAACATATGGCATAGCTATACCCTCTGGGCTTTTCATTCCCGTCATTCTCGCTGGAGCTTCGTATGGACGGCTTGTTGGTAGACTTCTGGGACCAGTATCTCAGCTTGACGTGGGTCTGTTCTCTCTGCTTGGAGCTGCTTCCTTCCTTGGAGGCACAATGAGAATGACGGTCTCTCTATGCGTCATTCTTCTCGAACTTACAAACAATCTCCTAATGCTTCCGCTGGTGATGCTTGTACTCTTAATCTCCAAAACCGTTGCCGATTGTTTCAACAAAGGGGTGTATGACCAGATTGTGACAATGAAAGGACTGCCTTACATGGAAGACCATGCAGAGCCCTACATGCGCAATTTGATGGCGAAGGACGTTGTCGCTGGACCTTTGCTGTCTTTTTCACGAGTTGAGAAGGTTGGGGTGATATGGCAGGCTTTAAAGATGACGAGTCATAACGGCTTCCCTGTGATTGATGAGCCACCTTTCACCGAAGCCTCTGAGCTGTGTGGGATTGCGTTGAGGTCTCATCTCCTTGTGCTTCTCCAAGGAAAGAGATTCTCCAAGCAGAAAACGACGTTTGGTTCTCAGATTCTTAGAAGCTGCAAGGCCCGTGACTTTGCGAAAGCAGGGTTGGGGAAAGGGCTCAAGATTGATGATTTGGTTATTAGTGATGAGGAGATGGAGATGTATGTTGATCTCCATCCCATCACTAACACGTCTCCTTACACTGTGCTTGAGACTTTGTCTCTAGCTAAAGCCGCTATTCTTTTCCGGCAACTTGGCCTTCGCCACTTGTGTGTGGTGCCCAAAACACCAGGG AGACCGCCTATTGTTGGGATACTTACAAGGCATGATTTCATGCCGGAACATGTCCTGGGCCTCTACCCTCACATTGATCCTCTCAAGTGA